One window of the Conexibacter sp. SYSU D00693 genome contains the following:
- a CDS encoding helix-turn-helix transcriptional regulator encodes MARISPQDEAANRAMAEAVLAQRRLQACRDIAELRAQASIEACAFCGFDRAVVLTVEDGVLRAAGNAVDHEACDLLRRTALATPTPLESGSDEAELVRRADDGRRTGTRGASVLQQALGLEQFVLAPIVPETRTVALLVVDRHEPEVALEERVRVEVYAGLIGVALERAVLRARLAELSAEFRHLATSAMAMGQEALLSPVTMSTDLGWGAVFPRSDLRSPAAAWPAGVAAPGGPAAELTSREVEIMELLVLGRSNRVIAAELHLSPETVKSHVARLLRKLGATNRAEAVGRYLAALQGADVS; translated from the coding sequence GTGGCACGGATCAGCCCGCAGGACGAGGCCGCCAACCGGGCCATGGCCGAGGCCGTCCTGGCCCAGCGACGGCTCCAGGCGTGTCGCGACATCGCGGAGCTCCGGGCGCAGGCCAGCATCGAGGCGTGCGCGTTCTGCGGCTTCGACCGCGCGGTGGTGCTCACCGTGGAGGACGGCGTGCTGCGCGCCGCCGGCAACGCGGTGGACCATGAGGCGTGCGACCTGCTGCGCCGGACGGCACTGGCCACCCCGACACCGCTCGAGTCCGGCTCGGACGAGGCCGAGCTCGTGCGCCGGGCCGACGACGGCCGGCGTACCGGCACCCGGGGCGCCAGCGTCCTGCAGCAGGCTCTGGGCCTGGAGCAGTTCGTGCTGGCGCCGATCGTCCCCGAGACCCGGACGGTCGCCTTGTTGGTCGTCGACCGTCACGAGCCCGAGGTCGCCCTCGAGGAGCGCGTGCGCGTCGAGGTGTACGCGGGCCTCATCGGCGTGGCGCTCGAGCGCGCGGTCCTCCGCGCGCGTCTCGCCGAGCTCTCGGCGGAGTTCCGCCACCTGGCCACGTCGGCGATGGCCATGGGGCAGGAAGCGCTGCTGTCGCCCGTCACGATGTCGACCGACCTGGGGTGGGGGGCGGTCTTCCCGCGCTCGGACCTGCGGTCCCCGGCGGCGGCGTGGCCCGCCGGCGTCGCCGCGCCGGGCGGGCCGGCGGCCGAGCTGACCTCCCGCGAGGTGGAGATCATGGAGCTCCTGGTGCTCGGGCGGTCCAACCGCGTCATCGCCGCCGAGCTGCACCTCTCGCCCGAGACGGTCAAGAGCCACGTGGCCCGGTTGCTGCGCAAACTGGGGGCTACGAACCGGGCCGAGGCGGTGGGCCGCTACCTCGCCGCGCTCCAGGGCGCCGACGTGTCGTGA
- a CDS encoding ABC transporter permease: MGSLPTKAAPASFEDRLPRLPAYGRLEAAGQMGALLLRATRVACTPPFSWRGELLTQCSITARRCAGPLVLSIGFFAVGGVITLIAGILGTLGTIDRTGAGMVVGWPRETAYWVSAMVFAGVVGSAMTADLGARKIREELDALTVLGIDSMRTLVVPRIVALTLMAPLLGLLGLFVGIGTIFLLSPTLLPNASWADYLDSARATINPADMASFVLRLMVTGLFVGVVCCAKGMNASGGAEGVGRAVNQAVLITFLGIWILNCLWNAVFLPNFPDVTVLRG, from the coding sequence ATGGGGTCCCTGCCCACCAAGGCGGCGCCGGCGTCCTTCGAGGACCGCCTGCCCCGGCTGCCTGCCTACGGCCGCCTGGAGGCCGCGGGCCAGATGGGCGCCCTCCTGCTGCGCGCCACGCGTGTGGCTTGCACGCCGCCGTTCTCCTGGCGCGGGGAGCTGCTGACCCAGTGCTCCATCACCGCCCGGCGCTGCGCGGGACCGCTGGTGCTGTCCATCGGCTTCTTCGCCGTCGGCGGCGTCATCACGCTGATCGCCGGCATCCTCGGCACGCTGGGGACGATCGACCGCACGGGCGCCGGCATGGTGGTCGGCTGGCCGCGGGAGACCGCCTACTGGGTGAGCGCGATGGTGTTCGCCGGCGTCGTCGGCAGCGCGATGACGGCCGACCTCGGCGCCCGCAAGATCCGCGAGGAGCTCGACGCGCTGACCGTGCTGGGCATCGACTCGATGCGCACGCTCGTGGTCCCGCGGATCGTGGCGCTGACGCTCATGGCACCGCTGCTCGGGCTCCTCGGGCTCTTCGTCGGCATCGGCACGATCTTCCTGCTCTCACCGACCCTGCTGCCGAACGCGAGCTGGGCCGACTACCTCGACAGCGCCCGGGCGACGATCAACCCCGCCGACATGGCGTCGTTCGTCTTGCGTCTCATGGTCACCGGGCTCTTCGTGGGCGTCGTCTGCTGCGCCAAGGGCATGAACGCCAGCGGCGGGGCCGAGGGCGTCGGCCGGGCGGTGAACCAGGCCGTGCTCATCACGTTCCTGGGCATCTGGATCCTCAACTGCCTGTGGAACGCGGTGTTCCTGCCCAACTTCCCGGACGTCACCGTCCTGCGAGGCTGA